The genomic interval TGCTGGCAGGACGAGAGGGGAGTGCAGCTGTCTAGGTAGGAGGGGTCCTGAAAGGGGCACACAGGCCAGAAGATTCAAGAGGTATGAGCAGAGGCCTGGGGGAGTGGGTGCTGAGGGCCTCCGGGGTAGCCCGGCCTCTGGCCTAGACATGCGGAGGCACGCTGgcaggcctgggggctgggagaggccAAGTGCTCAGGTGGCCTTGGCCCGGAAGCCCAGCTGCCCCGACCTCCACTGTGTTCCTCACCTAACCTGCATCCCAGGGTGGGGGTACCCAGGACTCTGAGCCCTGGCCACCTGCACGGGGCTGGTGGGGTCCAGCCACAGGCCCTGCCCAGAGCCCCCCACTCACGCTTCCACTCGTCCAGCATGCGGTCCACGTCATCAAAGGATTCATCGTACTTTTGGGCCTTGGGCTCGTCCTCGGTGTCGTGCAGCGACTCGAAGTAGGGGTGGGTCAGCGCCTTGGCCGCCGTCACCCGCCGCTCCGCATCCAGCACCAGCATTTTCTCCAGGAGGTTCACGGCTGGGGGAAGGGCAGATCAGGCCAGGCCGAGGGGAGGGTCCCAGGCCCCAGTACCCATGTCACTGACCCCATGCCCACCGCAGTCCCACCCTACCCAGAGGGCTCGCGTTGGTCAGGATGGAGGCAAAATCCTTTTTCTGTAGCTCAGGGAGGCCCTTCATGTAGTTCTGAGCCTGTGTGGGAAGAAAGGGTGAGGCGCCGGCCCCCAGGCCCAGACCCAGGCCTCCAGCTCACGCCCGGCTCCCGACTGACCTCGGCACTCTGCAGCCTCTGCACGAACTCAGGGGGAGGCGTCCCCGTCACCTTCATGATCTCCTTCAGCTGGTCTAGGTCTTGGCTGAGGTCAGGAGCACAGTGCAGGGCCAGAGAGCAGAGCTCACCTACCCACCCAGCCTGGGCAGTGTGCCTGGCCTGCTCCCCGCAGGTGTAGGGCAAGCCTCCCCCGCACCCGGCTCCAGGTGTAGGATACGGTCGCTGCCTTTGAAGAGCGTCTTCCCTGTGATCATCTCAGCCATGATGCAGCCCACTGACCAGATGTCCACTGAGACAGAAGCCCCTCCATCAGGGCcctgtgggctggggaggggggcacacACAGACGCGGGAGTGGGGGCAGTGGAGGGGGGCATGGGCCCAGGAGCCATCGAGCCTACCACGCCCTGCCCAGCCCCGGCCCAGCTCAGCAGCCTCCCCGCAGAGCAGCTCGGGCAGGGGGGGGCTAGGAAGCTGGTGCCGCGGGGCCGCATCTCCGGGCAGCTCCTCACCCGTCTGTGTGTAGTGCATCCAATTCAAGATGACCTCAGGCGCCCGGTACCACCGGGTCACCACGTATCCAGTCATCTCGCTATCTGCCTGCCGGGCCAGGCCAAAGTCCAGGATCTACAGCCAGAATCAGAAGGTGGGGCAAAGCAGTCCCTGGGGAGTGGGTGGGCCAGCCGTGGTCCAGAAGACCCCAAGGGGACTGGGCACACCGGGGCCTCGTGCCAACCCTCTGGGGCCCGAGGTCGCAGCCAGGTACCCCTAAGCCTCCCTGTGGGTTCCTCCCCACAGCCAGTGCACCCAGCCCAACCGACCATGCCTGCCCCTGACCCTTAGAACAGGCACCCCAGGGGGCTCTCCCGCCCCTGCTCCTCCACTCCCTGCGAACCGCCGGGCCCTAGCCAGCGATTTTGGGAAGGCCTGCTCAGCCCTGCCCTGACTCAGGTACGGGGAGCTGGGGACACCACCTGCCCTTCCCCTCAAGCAGGTATGGGAGTGTGCCCCGTGCCACCTCACCCAGTGCCTCCCCAGGGCCCATCTGCCCATCAGCTGCTCGGCCACTGCCTGGATGGCTGTGGTCTGTCCCTCCGCCTGGGCCTGGGCCAGTCCACCTCCAGGCCTGAGGGCCAAGGGGCCAGCGGGCCGATGGGCAGGTGTTGGGGGGGCCCCGAGCCCCcaaccccacacacaccttcagCTCACAGTCCTCGTTCACGGCCAGGTTGCCAGGCTTCAGGTCCTGGGAACAGAAGAAAGGTGGCCGTGCAGCCCCGCCCGCCAGGGCGCAAGCGCCCGGGCCCGGGCAGCTACTGAATGTGCGAGCATCGGGCTAGGCCGGGCCACCCCGCAGCCCTTCCAGGAAGGGTGGAGGTGCACAGCCCCCAGGCTGTGTGCAGGCAGGGTGCCCCCTCGCGGGTGAGACAGGAAGCTCCAAAGGTGGAGCCCCTCGCGCGCCCACAGCCAGGGGAAGCGCCCACCGTGGCCAGGACTCACCCTGTGGATGATGCCAGCAGCGTGGATGTACTGTGGGGACACAGAGGGGTCAGCAGCGGTCAGTGCGCAGGAACGTCAGAGCCCCGGCCCTGCCTAGGGGGACCCCACCCACTCTGGCGGCCCCCCCACGTCCCCACCTTCAGCCCCTTGAGCATCTGGTAGACGAGGAACTGGATCCGGTCCTCACTCAGCTTCTCGTGCTTCATGAGCTTCCCCAGGTCGGTGCCCATGAACGGCATCACCAGGTAACTGCGGGGTCAGGGAGGGGCCAGACAGCCGGGGTCACGCCCGTGGGCCTGGGCTCAGGCCCTGGAAGACCCTGTCACCCCGCAGCACCCGGTCCCCACCTCCCACAGCACTGCACTGGGCTCTACCCTCCGACCACCCACCGGGCCCTGCGATGCCAGGCAGGTCGGACTGTGCTTTGGGGACTCCTGAAGGGTGGCCTAGGGGCTGGGAGACAAAGGCTCAtaggcaggggagggggcgagagaaaggagggaagtgCCTGCGGGCAGGGGTGTGACAGCAGGACATCTGGGTCAGAGGGGCAGGCTGGGCAGGTGGACGGAGACACAGGGAGGGATGCTTAGCACCCCGCCAGGACACCCTGCCAGCACGAGTCCTTGACCTCTGCCAGGTCAGGCAACGAGGAGCCTGTCCTGCCCCGCCCTTCCCGGGCCAGGCCCCTGGCTCTCGGCCAACAGCAGTGTGAGGCCAGGGGTGGCCACCCGGGCAGGCGCAGGGCAGCACTGGGTCCCCCCTGCCCGCCAGCAAAGGTCAGCAGCTCCAGTTACAGGCCACACCCTTAGCGCCAAGCTTCCAGAGCACGGGACCCACTAACAAACGCTCAGGTACAAGGCTCACacctccagcactggaggaggagGCCCAGATCCACCCAGTGGTACCAGCACCGTGGGTCCCCGGGGCATGCGGCAGGGGGTGGACGGTGGTGTGGTGAGCAGGTGGGCAGTGTGCACCTGACCCCCATCCAGGCTGCAAGGCAAGGCCTGCCTCAAGCGGCCCACCTGCCAACCCCACACCTGAAGCAGACACCCAAGAGCCACCCGACACCACCTGCTCTGCCCGGCCAGCCCCAGGCCGGCACTCACAAGTCTGTGAAATCATCCAGGGTCTCATTGGGTGTGAACACATCCAGCAGCCCAATTACCTGGGGAGGAGGCCACAGCACCAGGTGGGCTGGGGACACAGATACAGCGGAGGGCACACCCTGCTCTGGGCAGGAAAGGCCCCTGCAGCTGTCCTGGTCTCCCCCCGCTGCCCACagggcccagctctgcccactgGCAGCTCAACCCTGCCCTGGCACACATGCCCATAAACAAGGGCTATTTTTGGATGGTGACAGCCGGGATactttgggggaggggcagccccAAGTCTGGGTCAGCTCCCAGCCATCCAAGGAGCTCCAGCCCCTTGGCCCTTCCTCCCACTCTTCCTATCCCCACTGAAGACCCAGGAACAGTGTGGGGACAGCCAGTATCTAGCAGGCCCTTCCAGGGGCCATGCCTCTGCCAGAGAAATCCAGGCAGGCAGCACTATGACCAAACCGACAGCCAGACCCGGCCCCGCAGCCCTCTGGTCGGGGGTGATGGACAGCAGACAGGTAATGTGACAACTGGCACCTGGGGCTTCTGGTGACAGGGCCTCCAGGGACCCCAGGAGGCCTGCACATCAGAGTGGCTGGAGGGACAGGTGGATGTGCTGGCAGGGGGACACCTGGCAGAGGTCATGCGAATGGTGGCCGGGCAGGAGGCAGAACACTCGGAGCGCTTGAGGAATACGGGGAGAGAGGCCAGGTGGCCGAGGACCAGGCCAGGGAGCAGCCAAAAAGAAGCCGAAGAAAACCCAAGCACGCCCTCGACACCAGGTGAAGGCTTGCTTTAATCCTAGGAGCCACAGCGGAAGAGTTTAAATCGGTGTGATGCTGAATGTGTCCCCTGGCTGCTATACGGAGACAAACCGGAGTGAGGTGAGAGTGGACACTAGGTGGAGGGACAGCTAGATGACCAACGCAGCCACCAGGGCCAGAGACGTGGGCGGGCGGGAGGAGGGAACAGTGGGACGTCCAGAGAGGGGCCTGGAGGCAGGTGAGGCCCGGGCATCGGGAGGAGGATTTAGCAAGAATCCCGGAAGTTAAACGGGGTCCACCAGGTTGGTGGAGGCTTCTGGGCCTCCGCAGCGCAGAGGGCGGCCtggactggggggagggggaggaggcctGAAGCGGGCACAGAAGGGGCAGGACTGGGACCTCAGCCTCCCAGAGCCTACTTCCTCCAGAAAAAGGGGTTTGTGAAAGGCAGCGCTGGAGGGAGGCGGCGGCACCCGGACGCTGAGGGGCTGCTGAGGCTCAGGAGGCGGAGTGGGgtcaggagaggggctggaggaggggggtcGGGTGGGGCGGCAGGGGGATGCCCGCGAGAGAAGCTAAGTGCCGCTTCCAGGAAAACCGCTCCTCCCACTTGAGGTCCCCTCTCACCTCGGGGCTCCTGGCTGGAGGCAGGGTTTGGAGTGAGACCTGGAGGATCCCCTCGGCCTGGGCAAGTGGCCGTCCCCTGACCAGACCCTGGGCCGAGGAGCCAGATGCGGCTCCGGGAAGACGCCAAAGAGCTAAGTCCTTCCCGGGACTGGCCCAGGCGGAGCGGACTAGACCCCGGGGAAGCAGCTCTCTTAGCACGAGGCGGGGCTCGGCCCTCACCACTGTGACCCCCACCCCCGGGGACACTGCCTGACCCCTCGCCTCCGCCCGCCCCGCCACCCAGGGGAGCAAGCCCAGGGGCTGGGTAGAAGGGACCGGGTCTTCGGGGCAGgatttggggggaggagggagatgagcagaggtgaggtgatggaCGCCGGGCCCGGAGCTGGGGGCTGCGCGACTCACGTTCTCATGGCGCATGTGCTTGAGCAGGCGCAGCTCGCGGTAGGCGCGCTTGGCGAACAGCTCGGACTGGAAGGGCCGGTACAGCTTCTTTATGGCCACCTTGGCGCCCGTGCGGCTGTCCACCGCCGAGCTGCGGGGCGCACCGCTTAGCGGGAGGCCCGGGCCACCCCGCCCCCGGCCACCCCGCCCGGCCTGTGCTCACCACACGGCGCCATAGGCGCCCGAGCCCACGGGCTGCAGGTCCTGGTACACGGCGCGCACCTCCCAGGCCGTCTTGGTCACCTCTTGGCGGTAAAAGCCCTTGCGGGCTAGCTGCGGAGAGCTCATGGCTGGCCGGGCACCGCCCCCGCCGCGGACCCCGCGGGCGCTTCGCCTCGAGGGCCGGGGACCCGGGATCCGTGAGACGACCTGGCGCGCACCCCGGGCCACCGCGCGGGCAGAGCCGGCTCCGCGCCGCCGCCGTGGCACCCTGCTGCCGGCTTTCGCGTCCGGGCTCTCCGGAGCCGCCGACCCCGGCCCGAGCCCAGCCCCCGCCCGGGTAGCGCGCGGCCCCTCCCCTGCGGGCGGACCAACCGGCCCCCGGGCCGCGCGCACGTGACGCCCCTTCCGCCCTTCGGCCCCTCCGGAAACTTGAGGCGGCGGCCGCCGCCGGGGAGGCcgaaggctgggggaggggagcgccGCCCCGCAGCTCTGTCCCAGCCTAGACCCAGACGCGGCGCCCGAGACCCCGGCCCGCCTCCGCACTCCGCACTCGGGATGAACTACGCGGACCCGAGTGGAGGCTGTGTCAGCGGGGCGCCGTGGGGCTCGCGCCTCCTCCTCACGACCGCGCCCCCAGGGCGCTGGCCCGTCCTGGCAGCCTGAGCTTGTCCACTGCTACCCCCAACCGCAAACCACTGTCCACCAGCCCCGCCCACTTCCAACTCCCCGCCCCCAGGACGCCCTCACCCTGGGGCTGACCCATCCACCCCCCAGTACGGGGTTCCCCGGCCCCTATCTTGCCTCCATCCCCCTCTCCCAGTGAAGAAGTTGATTCTGTCTCCCAAactcaggctgcctcccaagCCGGAAGCAGAGAGGGTGGGCTTTGTAGGTCCCCCTGGGCCCCTGTGCTCTGAAGGCTGCTCCTCGCTGCCCCCGTCTGGGTGGAGACTGCTCCAGAGATTTGCTCGTCCCTCTGCCTGTCCCACCCCTGCCCAGCGGAGGCCCTCAGGTTTGCTCTTCAAAGCCCAGCCCGAGCCTCTCCACTCTCTCCAGGGAGGTGTGCCTGACCCCAGGGGTGAAGGGGGGCCCTACTGGGGCTCTCTCGGTGGGTGCCCCCTTACCCTTAGGTGGGGGCATCATCATTTCATGGGTCTGGCCCCATCCTGGACCAGATGCCACTGGACGACAGAGCCCCCAGCCCCGTGGCCCAGACCTGAGAGTGGGGTAATAAGATCCCCAGggccccctgccccgccctctGTGCCCTGTGCCATGAATCAGCAGCTCAGCAGCTCCGGCCTGGCCAGAGCAGCTTTACAGCTGGGCTGCGCGGTGATCTGATCGGGGTGCTGAGGAGTTGCAGGCTTGTCAGTGGGGGCAGCCTGCTGTCACTGGAGCCACAACCACCCATCCCCGTGCCCTTCATGCCCTGGGCTGCCTGTGGCACTCCACctgtctcctccaggaagccccctgCTGGCCTCCTTACTCCCTGTGATGGGGTCCAGGGGTCCAGAAGGGTCCTGCATCAGGCCAGACTCCCAGATGGGGCATGTCCCAGTTCTGCTcccatccccgcccccccccacagGACTTGGCCCAGCCTGGTCTCCAGGGGTTCTCCGAGACCTGAGGACCAGCACCCACACTGACCAGGCCTCTGCAGGCCCAGCTCCCAGatgatccccacccccacccccagggcctagGGCAAAGGCATAGAAGGTCCCTATCCTGGGGCTACCCTGCCTTCCCAGCCTGAGCTGCAGTGAGCAGCAGGggctggtagctcagtgtgtgtCCCGAAGGCTGAAGCAGCCCTCTTTCCCCTtaacaaggaaggaaaggaaagctgTCTCCCTGACCCTGGGGAAGGGCAGGCCTTTGCTCCCAGAGACCTCAACAGCCCCCACCCGTGTCCTCCCTGACCACTGAGTGAAGGGGCAGGTCTGGATCTGGGCCAGATCCTGCCCAATGAACCTCTGAGGGCAGCGGGTTGATTGCTGGTGGACATCACGCCCTGTCCAACTCAGATCCCACTGGCCCTCAGGGAGCAGGGAGGGTGAAGATGGCTGCTCTGACCAGGGACCAGGGGGATATGGCCACCCTCTCCAGGCAGTGGGGGCAGCGAGGGAGCAGGACCTAGAGCCGGAGACACAAGCCGAGTGAGAGGGGAACTTTATTGCGAAACCCTGGGGCAGGCACTTGGCATTCAGACCTCCCTGGTCCTGCAAGGTGAGAGGTCACCACCTGACAGACGCCCCTTGACGGAGGACCCACACCTCCCACACGCCTGGAGCAGGGCCCTGTCCCAGAGGTCGCTAGGTCAGCTCCACTCTGGAAGGCGGGAAGAGGACAAGGGCTGACCCACAGACTTGAGCACCCCAGCGCCGGGCTGCAGGGCCAGAGGGTGGGCAGAGGTAGAGTGGGCAGAGATTTCTTCATCAGCTCTGGCCAAGGTCCAGGATCCGGGTCCACATCGGCATCTGTGTCCTCAAGGCTGGAGGCCCCCATGCCTGCCAGCCCCCCAGCTGGCACGGTGCCCTCATGCCTCAGAACCCTGCTGCAGCCCTCACACCCAAGGAGCAGGGGGCTTTTGCTCACATGGCTGCCCACGGCCACCTGAGCCCGTTGCATGCTGCCCAGCAGGATCTCAGCAatgccccctccccgcccacacCAGGaactgaggggaggggaggcaagaGTAGAGCCACCCCAACTTGGGCCTCCTGCTGGTCATGGCCACTGGCCCTCAGGTGCCCTCAGGTTCACATGCGCCTGCATCTGCTTTGACATGTGAATTCCAGgagcatatatgtgccacacagcATAGGTGAACACATGGCTCCAGGCAGCTGTCCCCACTCTGCCACCCCCATGGAAGATCCTTTGAGTCTCAGCACTTTCCAGGGTAGCCCCCCACTTCCAGGCTGAGCAGCTCTGACCATCGAGACCCCTTCCTTTGTCTCCAGGAGGCTCCGGCCCCAAGGCACCACCCCCCACAGACAGCCCTCTGCGAGCCAGGAGATCTGGAAACAGACACACTCCCCAGGGGGGAGCTCTTATGGCACCCAGGTCCCCCATAGCGAGGTCCCAATAGAGACCCAGGTTGCTGGGAGGGGGTAGGAGGACCAAGGAAGTCCAGGATGCTCTATCCAGACTCCTACACCCATGGCTCACACACGTGCAGGCTTCCCACAAGGAGCGGCGTGTAGACAAGGGTCCCAGGCCAGGGGTGGGCGCTGCTGGCCGCAGTGGTGTTGGGAGGTGCCCCTCGTGGAAGTCTGGCAGGCCGAGGAGGGAGGGCAGGCGGGCTCAGGCCCCTCCTCGGGTCCGAGTGCAGCTGGCGAGCCGCATTCCCCTCACTGCTTAACGTCCAGGCTGCCAGGCGGCTGCGGTGGCTCTGGGGGCTTGAAGCTGAGGACTTCCTGGTAGGTGAGCTCTGcgaggggagggtgaagggtgaGCTCAGGCCTTCAGCAGCCCAGGCCCACCACCCTCTGAGAGCAGCCTCGGCCCATGGGCCCCTTCCTGGGCCTGCCCCGTGCTGCCCCCAAGCCTCTGCTGGACACACCCAACCCCAGCTCTACCTGCCCCCCCTAGAGCGGGGCTGGGGGGCCGTGTTGTTGCCTCGCTCAGACCACTCTCAAGAGGAACTGGAGCACTTTCTGCAGAAAACAGGCAGCGCCCAGCCTCTGGGGGATGCAGCCCTCAGGCCCACCCTTCCACTCCTCCACCGTGCGCTCCTTGGCCTCAACGCTTTCGTCGTAGGGCTCGGCCTCGGGCTCATCCTCGGGGTCGTGGTACTGGCTGAAGTAGGCGTGGGCCAGGGCCTCGGCTGCACTGACCCTCTGGTCGCTGTCCAGTACCAGCATCCGTCCCAGGAGGTCCACAGCTGCCGAGGGGCGGGGTGCGGGGGTGGTCAGCTCCACAGCCAGGGCTAGACGTGGAGCCCAGCCCGGACCTAGGCCCCATCCTCACCCAGGGGGTTAGCTCCACGGAAGAGGCTCCTGAGGTCCTTCTGGGGCATGTGGGGCAGGGACTGGATGTAGGTCCGGGCCTAGGAGCACAGCGCAAGGGCCTGAGGGGGCTGTTCAACGCCCGCCTCCCGTGGCCCTAAGCCCGGCAGAGGCTTGCCAGGAGAAGCCCCCAGACTCAGTCACTCCAGCAGGCCTGGGCAAGGGCACACGCGGACCGGAGACCTCCCCACTCTGGATGTGGCGGCTCCAGCACCTTGCCTGCCCCTACGTGCCTGCAGGTCACAGGCCTGGTGCCACTCCACTGTGCATGGCCGGGACACTGCAGGCGCCAAGGTTTTACCCTCACCGTCCCTCATGCCCGGAATGTCTCCGCAGTTCACCTGTTTCCCCCTGAAGGGGTCAGCGCCTGCCTTGGGGTCTATTCCACTGTGACCCATGCTCCCCCCGTGGTGCCCCATCTATTCCCACAGCGCCCCTTCCTCCAGAGTGCGGGCGGGGGAGTGGTTGGTCAGCAGAGGGGGCTGGTGACCGATGACTCACATGTTCTGAGGATATCTTTGCCAGAACCTCAGGGCTGGGTGTGCCCACCACCTCCATGATGCGCTTCAGCTGGTCGATGTCTGCCTGGCTCAGGAAATGCCCAACGGCCAAGCATGGACTCTCCCCGGGACCCCAAACCCCAGACGTTGGGTCACTGCCCAGAACCTGCTCTCCTGCCGCTGGGGACAGTGAGCCCAAGGTGGCACGGAGTGGGGCAGAGCCCACCCCCCTCGACCCCCACCGCGCAGCAGCAGACCCTGGCTCACCCCTAACCTGCGCCAAGGATACAGTCATTTCCTGGGAAGAGGGCCTTTCCCTGGAGCAGCTCGGCCATGATGCAGCCCACAGACCAGATGTCCACTGTGGGAGGAGGCGCCTCCATCAGTCTGCCCACCCCAAGTCCCTCCTCAGAGAGCCGGGGGTTGGCTGCACTGCGCCAGCCCAGTGGCCCTGCGCTCACGCTCAGGCCCAAAGCCAGCAGCCCCTCCTCTCCAGACACAACCCTGGGCCGGGGGAAGCGTCAGCCCAGGACCCACCGTGCTCTGCCTTTCTGAAGGTCTGTTTGTGAACGCAGGTCCCACACCTGGCCTGCCCCCCGGGGTCCTTGGCCTCTGGGCCccggccccaccccctccccaggcccgccGGCCCCACGGGGCGGCCCCACGCGGGCTGACGTCACCTGTCTGGTTGTAGTGCATCCAGTTCAGCATGATCTCAGGGGCCCGGTACCAGCGCGTGGCCACGTAGCCAGTCATCTCCTCGTCCGCCTGGCGCGCGAGCCCGAAGTCCAGGATCTAGAGGCACCCCCAGGCTTGTCAGCGCCTCCGGGGCCCCGCCTCCCCGCCGGCCGAcccgccagcccctcccccagccgctcACCCGCAGCTCGCAGTCCTCGTTCACGGCCAAGTTGCTGGGCTTCAGGTCCTGCAGGGCGGGCGCGGCGTGAGCGCAGGCAAAGCCGCCGCCGCAGGAGCCCCACGCGCCCCCCCTCGCGCGCGGCACCTACCCGGTGGATGATCCCCGCCGAGTGGATGTACTGCGAGGGGGAGACGGCGGGGGCGTCAGGTTCTGCCCCCtgcgcccccgcccgccccccgctTCCCCGCCCACCTTCAGCCCGCGCAGCAGCTGGTACACGAGGAACTGAACGTGCTCGTCGCTCAGCGCCTGGCACTTGACGATGTTGTTCAGGTCGGCGCCCATCAGCGTGGTCACCAGGTACCTGGGTAGCGGCACAGATCAGCACAGAGTCCCCACCCCGACCCCGCGCCCTCCCCGCCGCGGCCGCTCACACTTCGCTGAAGTCCTCGAGGGAGGTGGCCGGCGTGAACACGTCCAGCAGCCCGATGACCTGGGTGCAGAGGGCAGTCAGGGCTCGGCGGCCCGCGGGCGCCCCGACCCCCGGCCCGGCCGCCCCCGGCTCACGTTCTCGTGCTTCAGGTGCTTGAGCAGCCGCAGCTCGCGGTACGTCCTCCGCGCGTGGATCAGCGACTGGAAGGGGCGCGACAGCTTCTTCACCGCCACCCTCTGGCGCAGCCGCGTGTCATAGGCCGAGCTGCAAGGCGGCCTGTGAGGCCGAGCCTCCATCGCGCGGTCCCCACAGGCCAGAAGGCCTCCGGCACCAGGAGGCGGTCTGAACACTCCCTCCaagcctctcccctccctcctggggtCCTGCACCTTCCTCCAGAGTCAGCTCACCCTCCACCCTGCCCTCTGACCCCCAGCCTTCCCAGCCCACCTGGCAGCCCAGGGCAGGACCTGGATTTCTCCTGTCTCCTGGCCCCAGTGACTCTTGCCCCCAGCTCAGGGTGGAAATAACAGCCCAGGGAAACAGCCAGCGGCAGACAGCAGGCAGTCCTCCAGCTCCCCCATAGGCCAGGGGGTCTGGGAGGCCCCCTGAGGGGGTTCCAGAGTCACCTCCAAAGCCcccaaatattcaaaatatggagGAAAACCTGACCAAAGGGGTTTATTCCATCATTGTTTTTCACAACGAGAAACTGGACAGTAGGAAATACCCAGCAGAGGGTGGTGCCTGGACCCACAGAACATCTCCCCTCGTGCAACCCCACTCCCCTGAGGTCCAGACCCGCAAGCCCCACACCCAGCTACTCTTCACAGGAGATGCCACACTCACGGGCATCATCCTCAAACACAAGTGGCTGGGTCGTCCAGTGGCCCCGCTGCCCCTCGGGAAGGGATGCCTTCGCCCAGTGTTCCCTCTGGCTGCTGCTCGCCCCTTCCCTCCCACTTGATCTCCCGTCTCCAGGATCCAGCCTCCCTCCAGAGTGAGTGGAGCCTCAGCCCACCTCCCACGCCCACGCGGCCCAGGGAGCAGCTCCTGCAGGACCTGGGGTGCTCGTGGGCCCAGGCGGTGGTGGAGGaaagcccctcccccatccaagCCACTGCTGGGGTGGGAAGTAGGGGAGTGGCTCTTCACTTAACGgggtgtgcgcgcgcgtgtgtgtgtgtgtgtgtgtgcgcgcgcgcgcgcgcttaTGCGCGCGCAGCAGATCCTTTTGTGTCTGCACAGTCAACAAAGGACTGTGGGAATTGGCACCGGGTCACCAGCTTCCTCAGAcatcagaggagggagggagcccaTCACCGGCATGGGGGCCCTGCAGAGCTAAGTGGTGGAGAGAGACCTCCCCTGGGGAGCCTGACTATCCCTACGAGTTCCCAGAAGGCACTTCCAGCAAGGGCTCTGTCAGATCCCCCAGGGACCACTCACACATTGGCCCACACCCTCTTCCTGCCCTTGTGGTCTTAGAGATGAAGATAGAGGCCTGTGGCTGGAATGGCTGGAATGGCCTGAGGTTCCTGATGGCTGGCCAGTGGCAGAGTGAGATCTGAGGCCCAGAGGACCCCAAACCCCTGCtccaggctccagtgctgggcctTGGAAGAGGGTCTGAGAAGTCCCACTCCTAACCTTCTGCAGGATCCTGGAGCAACACCCTGCCCCCAGGGGCCCTGCCTCCCCACACCCATGACCCCGCAGTCACCTGGCACTTCACGGGTTCTGGATTCTGGGGGGGCACCTCTCAACATCCACACCCACAATCAGGCTCACTGTCAACACTGCAACTGCAACCTGGACTGTCCACAAGCCCCTTGCCAcccaaagccccctccagcctCCACCCCACCAGGTCCAGAGGCCTCCCCcgtccccaccctccctcctgtctgggcTCCAGGGCCTAACTGCAGGCTGTGGTGTGAGCTCTCTTGGTTGGGGCAaaaatggggtggggggtagaCGCCCCCTAGGGGGGATGGTAGGCGTCTCTGATCAGGCCTAAGCCCCATTCGGAGTCTGAGATCCCTTGGAAAATGGGGCAGTGGACTGGACCCACGGGGGAGCTTGAGGTCGTTCTCAGGTGAGGGgttttgccccccaccccccaatctggGCTCTTCTTTTCCAAACAGAACTACCCACCCTGGGGCGGGGGTATCTGCCAGAGCCCAGGGCTGCCTGGCCCTTGACCGGGGGCACCCCCGATGCATGCTCAGACATCCAGGGGCCCGGGAGACCTGCCCGCCCTTTCGCCAGCTGTGACGCCGCAGGATTCGGGCCTGGAGGGGGACACTCCGGGTTCGAGGGGCGGG from Balaenoptera ricei isolate mBalRic1 chromosome 10, mBalRic1.hap2, whole genome shotgun sequence carries:
- the MAPK12 gene encoding mitogen-activated protein kinase 12 isoform X4, producing MSSPQLARKGFYRQEVTKTAWEVRAVYQDLQPVGSGAYGAVCYLVMPFMGTDLGKLMKHEKLSEDRIQFLVYQMLKGLKYIHAAGIIHRDLKPGNLAVNEDCELKILDFGLARQADSEMTGYVVTRWYRAPEVILNWMHYTQTVDIWSVGCIMAEMITGKTLFKGSDHLDQLKEIMKVTGTPPPEFVQRLQSAEAQNYMKGLPELQKKDFASILTNASPLAVNLLEKMLVLDAERRVTAAKALTHPYFESLHDTEDEPKAQKYDESFDDVDRMLDEWKREWGALGRACGWTPPAPCRWPGLRVLGTPTLGCRLGEEHSGGRGSWASGPRPPEHLASPSPQACQRASACLGQRPGYPGGPQHPLPQASAHTS
- the MAPK12 gene encoding mitogen-activated protein kinase 12 isoform X6 is translated as MRTYLVMPFMGTDLGKLMKHEKLSEDRIQFLVYQMLKGLKYIHAAGIIHRDLKPGNLAVNEDCELKILDFGLARQADSEMTGYVVTRWYRAPEVILNWMHYTQTVDIWSVGCIMAEMITGKTLFKGSDHLDQLKEIMKVTGTPPPEFVQRLQSAEAQNYMKGLPELQKKDFASILTNASPLAVNLLEKMLVLDAERRVTAAKALTHPYFESLHDTEDEPKAQKYDESFDDVDRMLDEWKREWGALGRACGWTPPAPCRWPGLRVLGTPTLGCRLGEEHSGGRGSWASGPRPPEHLASPSPQACQRASACLGQRPGYPGGPQHPLPQASAHTS
- the MAPK12 gene encoding mitogen-activated protein kinase 12 isoform X5, whose amino-acid sequence is MSSPQLARKGFYRQEVTKTAWEVRAVYQDLQPVGSGAYGAVCSAVDSRTGAKVAIKKLYRPFQSELFAKRAYRELRLLKHMRHENVIGLLDVFTPNETLDDFTDFYLVMPFMGTDLGKLMKHEKLSEDRIQFLVYQMLKGLKYIHAAGIIHRDLKPGNLAVNEDCELKILDFGLARQADSEMTGYVVTRWYRAPEVILNWMHYTQTVDIWSVGCIMAEMITGKTLFKGSDHLDQLKEIMKVTGTPPPEFVQRLQSAEAQNYMKGLPELQKKDFASILTNASPLAVNLLEKMLVLDAERRVTAAKALTHPYFESLHDTEDEPKAQKYDESFDDVDRMLDEWKRVTYREVLSFKPPRQLGAKVSKETAL
- the MAPK12 gene encoding mitogen-activated protein kinase 12 isoform X2 codes for the protein MSSPQLARKGFYRQEVTKTAWEVRAVYQDLQPVGSGAYGAVCSAVDSRTGAKVAIKKLYRPFQSELFAKRAYRELRLLKHMRHENVIGLLDVFTPNETLDDFTDFYLVMPFMGTDLGKLMKHEKLSEDRIQFLVYQMLKGLKYIHAAGIIHRDLKPGNLAVNEDCELKILDFGLARQADSEMTGYVVTRWYRAPEVILNWMHYTQTVDIWSVGCIMAEMITGKTLFKGSDHQLKEIMKVTGTPPPEFVQRLQSAEAQNYMKGLPELQKKDFASILTNASPLAVNLLEKMLVLDAERRVTAAKALTHPYFESLHDTEDEPKAQKYDESFDDVDRMLDEWKREWGALGRACGWTPPAPCRWPGLRVLGTPTLGCRLGEEHSGGRGSWASGPRPPEHLASPSPQACQRASACLGQRPGYPGGPQHPLPQASAHTS
- the MAPK12 gene encoding mitogen-activated protein kinase 12 isoform X1, producing MSSPQLARKGFYRQEVTKTAWEVRAVYQDLQPVGSGAYGAVCSAVDSRTGAKVAIKKLYRPFQSELFAKRAYRELRLLKHMRHENVIGLLDVFTPNETLDDFTDFYLVMPFMGTDLGKLMKHEKLSEDRIQFLVYQMLKGLKYIHAAGIIHRDLKPGNLAVNEDCELKILDFGLARQADSEMTGYVVTRWYRAPEVILNWMHYTQTVDIWSVGCIMAEMITGKTLFKGSDHLDQLKEIMKVTGTPPPEFVQRLQSAEAQNYMKGLPELQKKDFASILTNASPLAVNLLEKMLVLDAERRVTAAKALTHPYFESLHDTEDEPKAQKYDESFDDVDRMLDEWKREWGALGRACGWTPPAPCRWPGLRVLGTPTLGCRLGEEHSGGRGSWASGPRPPEHLASPSPQACQRASACLGQRPGYPGGPQHPLPQASAHTS